tgatacacTCAGAACTTTCAAGATACCATCCGCGATATGATCATTAAGATTCTTTGAGATCCATATCTATACGATCAGCTGGACTAGCTCGTTATCACAGCCATCGCAGTAGgttagtctattaataattttttttacttattttaaatttttatatttagaatctTCACATGTTTAAACTTGAGTTCGAAAATAAAATCTAAAggataaaattcaatctaaccatctaatCGATAGGCCGAAAGTATCTATAGCTCCATATTATCGAGTGAAAGGTATAGGAATAATCTGTTCAAGAATCgtagtagtatatcgaaatatacgccTCTATATCGATATGTATACTTTCgtatcaaaacttattaataatttaaaaatgagACCTaggagataataatttaatctaaccatccaatcaatAGATCAAAagtgtctatagctctgtatcatcgaatgaaatatgtaggaaCAATCTATTCAAGAATTAGAGTAGTCTATCAAAATATACACCTTCGTATCGACATATACGCTTTCgtatcaaaacttattaataatttaaaaatgagACTTAGGAGATAATgattcaatctaaccattcaaTCGATAGATCAGAAATATCTATGACTCCGTATCATCGAACAAAACATGTAAGAATTATCTGTTTGAGAATCGAatcagtatatcaaaatatatgccTCCGTATCAATATATAcgctttcatatcaaaatttaataataatattttatttttttattataagataCTGAGATATCCGATTCTCATCCATCAACTACTGAAGAAAAcgtacaggagcaggaggaggatgaggaggacgaTGAGGAAGAtcctacataatttttttttgatatgtatataattttgatgCTTGAAaaatagtataaatttataaattatataatttatattttcaatataatatacttaattttatatttatgattatgttaaataattattattttatttataatagattttaaaaaatattatttcttattaatatgattaaaatagattttaaaatatttaattataatttttttaaaaaaaatttaaaactattagcgatggtaattaccgtcgctaataatctttttatattttaattaaaaaaattaaaaaattattagcaacgacaGTACCtactttaatttaaaaaaattaaaattattagcgatgatttttTACCGCTAATACCATTACTAATTAGTTTTATTAGCAATGGTTgaattaccgtcgctaatagtggtaattagcgatgaaattatttttatcatatttttagcGACGGTGAGCCACCGCTAATAGCATTAGCAATGGCAAATTGACTATTAGTCACAGTAATTAACTATCGCTAATGGTCTATTTTCTTGTAATATGAAAAGGACTCTACCACTATGATAGTCTAACTACGAAGGCAACTGTCGACAATGGTAGTATACCCTGTTATTTATGATATCTAGTATATAGTAGAGAGTTGCTCTTCCATCGAGATTTGTCATATCTATCGTGAGGTAGGGGTGAAAGTAGCATGGATAATATCTATCCGATCCATTTTCGTATCTGAATTAATTCAGATATTAATAGAAATTTGAGGATCCAATTAATATTCGTATCTGTATCCATATtcgttaaaaaaaatagatataaatatagatagacAATTATCTgatccgtatccgaatatccGAATCTATCTATAActctatattattttatatagtatttattaatttttttaaaaaaaatatacaacataTAAACATACTgttaacttgatttattatctatttagtaatatatttgattctatagtcataaaatgtaattatccaacttatatctgtaattatatccatatttttaatatccGAATTGTAtctgtatctatttaaaataaatataaatttatatatttttatatctgaataataTCTATATCTGTACTTATATTCGTCagacaaaataaatatagatatggatatacagATATTTGATCTGATTTCAGTCATATCATAAGGTCAATAGTATTACTGGCTGAAAGATTTCTTATTTGGTAAAGCACATTGAAGAAACTATGTGGAGCAACATAGCAGACCTTCTCTCAATccttaaggataattttttttatctttttattgtatTCATATCAGAATTATAAAGTTtatttttatcaagaaaaaagaggagagaataaatttgattttaaatttcaaaataggATTGTAAACAGTAAGATTAGTTGCATCGGTGAGCTAATAAATCTAGTTAGACTAAAGTAATATTACATACAGTGACTGCTAACATGAATAATTGGGACGGGGCAAAGAAAAGCAGAttgaaagtgaaaaaaaaataaaatccgtGTGGTGGTGCCTTTTTGCATACAATAGTTGCGTGTGAAAAGTAGATATTTAGAGAGAGAGACTGTGTATGGTGTCTATTGAGAAGAAATTTAGTCAATTGTCGGTCAGCACAACCATCGATAAGATTGAGATATGGAAGAGATGGAAAGAAAGAGGAGATAGAGACTACAGtagagaaaaaaggagaaaaaataatgCATTAAAAGTAAGTGAgagaaatttttatcaaaaaaatatatgagaaaaattaatataatatatcaaatattttaaatacaaactaataaaaaaaaaataatatttttttaaaaaaataaattaaaaaaattaaaaaaaaaatttatctcttagAAAACCAACAATATATTCTAAAAATCCTCACCATTCTTCCAAACTTATTCTCCTTCCCatctctccctcccttcctctgtccctccctcctctctcttttcttccttttttacctTCTCTTTCTCCACAAATCTCAGTTTCGTTtcctttcttaaaaaataaaaaaaacaacgGATAAGGGGAGGAAGATTCTATTCGTCAcccccctcctcttttttttttttcctccccttctcctcttTCCCTTTCTTCTAACATCCGTACGATCCTCCTTTGTTGAACAAAAAGAAGTCACCTCCATTTCTTTTTCTACCTCCTTGGCTCCTTCCATTCCAAATTTCTTAGAATTCCCTTCACATTTCTTTTGGTAACGTGGTACCTCCAACTTGATCATTCTATCTCTTTTTCCTTCGCATCTTgccttcctcctcttctctttcatTGTTTTTGTCAAGAAAGAAGTATAGAGTTTCTAATCAAAAAAAAAGTTGTCTTTTTTCTTGGTTGCCAATGTGTATAAGCTTTGAAAGGTGAGACTTTTGTTCGTTAGATTAGAATTAGAAGAGTGAGATAGAGATAGAAGAGATTCGAGATGAGGGCGGCGCTGAGCACAATCCAGCAGACTCTGACGCCGGAGGCGGCGGGCGTGCTGACGCACTCGATCACGGAGGCGGCGCGGCGGAACCACGGGCAGACAACCCCTCTCCACGTCGCTGCCACCCTCCTGGCGGCCCCTTCCGGCCTCCTCCGCCAGGCCTGCGTCCGCTCCCATCCGCACTCCTCCCACCCTCTCCAGTGCCGTGCCCTCGAGCTCTGCTTCTCCGTCGCCCTCGACCGCCTCCccacctcctcttcctcttcctcttccaacCCCAATCCCACCAGGGATAATTCCACCAATTCCAATGCCCCCACCAATTCCTCCTCCGGCGTCGCTGAGCCCCCCATCTCCAACGCCCTCATGGCCGCCCTCAAGCGCGCCCAGGCCCACCAGCGCCGCGGCTGCCcggagcagcagcagcagccgctacTCGCCGTCAAGGTCGAGCTGGAGCAGCTCGTCATATCCATCCTCGACGACCCCTCCGTCAGCCGCGTCATGCGCGAGGCCAGCTTCTCCAGCACCGCCGTCAAGGCTACCATCGAGCAGTCACTCGCCTcctcttccccctcctcctcctcctcctccgccgcccCTTCCACCACCAATTCCCCCTCCGCCGCCTCCGCTCTCGGCATCAATCTAGCCCACCGACCCCCCGCCCGGAACCTCTACATCAACCCCCGCCTCCACCAGCACCAAGCCAACGCCGCCGCTGGTGGCGGCGCAGACCTGCACCGGAGGGAGGGGGTGAACCGGGTGATGGACATACTGATGAGATCCAAGAAGAGAAACCCGGTCCTCGTCGGCGACTCCGACCCGGACGCCGTCATGCGAGAGGTCCTGCAGAGGATCGAGTCCAGCGACGCCCCGCCGCCCCTCCGGGCCGCCCAAGTAATCTCCTTGCACAAGGAATCCACGGTGGTCGCCGACCGGTCCCAAATTCCATCGAGGATCAGAGAATTGGGTAGCTTGATCGAGGCCCGGATCGCCGGCGGCCACAGCATGGTTCTCAATCTCGGTGATCTAAAATGGCTCGTGGAGTGCCCTCCCGGCGTCGGGGCTTCCTTGGGTCCAGCACCAGCACAGCCACAGCCGATCATCTCGGAGGGGGGCCGGGCAGCGGTGGTGGAGATGGGGAGGCTCTTGAAGAGCTTCGGCGAAGGTGGCCGGCTGTGGCTCGTCGGGACCGCGTCGTGCGCCACCTACCTCCGGTGTCAGGTCTACCACCCGACGATGGAGAACGACTGGGACCTTCAGGCTGTGCCGATCGCCCCGAGGTCGCCCCTCCCCTGTATGTTCCCAAGGTGTGATTTTTTTTACCCATTGCCATCGTTCCTCCCCTTCATCATCCATTTCGTCCGCCGTTTTAATAGAACTCCCTGGATTGCATCCCGTTTTTTATTGCTTTGGTTCCAGAGTTTCTATTTTTGGACCCATCCTTTAGTGAACAGTACTAGTTTCTCTGATGGTGTTAGTTGTTGCTTCTGCTGCttctattgtttttttttttttttttttttttttaataaaaacgaAAGTTTCAACTGATTATATTCTGATCTTAGTTGAGATCTTAAGGCTCACAGTGTCGCCttattggttcaattagattcagTGCTGATAGATCCATTGGCTTCATACTTTCATTTGAGGTGTTAACTTGGAAAGGAAGCATGGTTGCCATGAGCCTGAACTATGGTGAACTTAAATTGCAGGCCTGGGGGCAATGGAATCCTTAGCAGCTCTGTCGAGACTCTAGCCCCGATGAAAGGTTTCGCGGCGGCCATACCTCCAAGACGGCCACCTGAAAGCACCGACCCTTCCCGAAGGACAATCCTCTGCCAACAGTGCATGGAGAGTTATGAGCGTGAATTAGCCAAGCTTGTTGCAAAGGAGTTTGAGAAATCATCTTCGAAACCGGATGCTCATCAGACATTGCCTCAGTGGCTCCAGCTTGCGAAGCTGAGCAATGGAGGCAGTGCTAGATACACAACCGATCATGTTCAGGTTTGAATGCTTTTGCCATCACCCCCTAATCCAATTTATGAACTGAAACCATGGTGATGATTCTTAAAGCTGATTCTTTTGAACTGTGGTGGGGATCTTCTGTAGCCCCAGGAGCAAGATTCCATGTGGAAGCAGAGCACAGGAGAGCTGCTGAAGAAGTGGCGCGACACATGCTCCCTCCATTCCAACTTCCAGCCGCCGGTGCTTCTCGGCTCCGAAAGGCCTCCGGCTCCAGCCCTTTCAATGCCCGTCTTGAGCAATTCCAGTATGCTTACTCCTCGCCCACCATCTGAGCCCAAATCAACACTTTCTGGGAGCCTTCCCCGCCTTCAAATGAACAGCAACCAGAGCAACATCACACGGACCGCATCGCCAGCGCAGTCTATGAGCCCTCCAGCAAGCCCAGTGAAGACCGATCTTGTTCTTGGGCAGTCCAAGGATAATTCCTTGGAAAAGACCCATAAAGAGCTTGCCAAGGACTTGACTGGGTGCGCGCAAGATGGATTCTCGGATCAACAGAAAGCCAAAATCGCTGGCATCTCCGATGTGGACTCCTTCAAGAGGCTCTTCAAGGGACTCATCGACAAGGTCAGTTGGCAGCCAGAGGCAGCCTCCACCGTGGCCACAGCCGTGATGCAGTGCAAGTCCGGCAATGGGAAGCGGCGGAGCTTCGGGCCAAAGGGTGACACCTGGCTTCTTTTCATCGGCCCTGATAAGGCCGGAAAGAGGAAGATGGCGACCGCCGTCTCCGAGCTGGTGTTTGGCACCAGCCCGGTGACGGTTAATTTTGGAGGCATCATCCCACGGTCGGACGGCGATGACGGTGAGACGACTACTAATTCCCGAGGGAGGACCTCTCTGGACCGGGTGGTGGAGGCCATCCGCGGGAACCCGTTTTCCGTCGTTGTGCTCGAGGACATCGATCGAGCCGACGGCCTCGTCCATGGGAGCATCAAGCGTGCCATGGAAAGAGGCCGgctgccggactcctacggccgGGAGGTCAGCTTGGGGAACGTCATATTTATCCTGACTGCTAATTGGTTGCCGGAGGAGCTCTCCCTTGTACGGAATGAGAAAAGAGAATTGGATCCAGGCAATGGTGGGTGCCAACTGGAGCTCTCAATCGGGGACAGTCCCCGTAAGCGTCGACCGGATTGGCTTTCCGACGACGATCGAAATGTTAAGCCAAGAAAGGAGTCGTCGGGTGGCACAGGGCTATCTCTCGACTTAAATTTGGCAGCGGGGGCGGACAACGACGTTGGGGAAGGCTCGAGGAACTCCAGTGACCTCACCGTTGAGCGTGAGATCGAGAAGAGGCGGCTCGCGGTCAGGTGTTCGACGTCATCGTCGGCAGCCTCGGAGCTAATGGAGTTAGTGGACGATGCGGTCGTGTTCAAGCCTGTGGAATCCGGAAACCACTGCGGAGGAAGGTCATCGAGTCCATATCACCGAAATTCGCTGCAGTCGTGGGCGGTGGGCGGTCAATACTGATTGACGACGACGCAGACTCGATCGGATAGTCGGCAGCCAATGGCCCGCCGGGAGCCACCAGTTGCATTGGATTCGAGGAGTGGGTGGCAATTGGCCGCCGGGGACGGTGGCCGCTGCCGTGGATGGAACTGGTGGGCGTTCCCATATTTGTTAAGGGTAGATATGTAAATATGGTGGGATCCTTTTGTTCTTACCTTTCTTTGGGGTGGTTAGTGTCACAGGAGAGAATCTTAACTAccggggccaaaaaaaaaaaaaaagggctggAGGTGAGAGGCTTAGCACTcgtataatttgtaattttgggGATAGTTACTAATACGTTCttttaagatattattttatttattttattgaaaattatattgaCTTAATGTTATTGCAAACATTGTTTTTTTTCGCACATTATATTGAGTtaaaatgctccggcaagatctGGTCATTTAG
Above is a genomic segment from Elaeis guineensis isolate ETL-2024a chromosome 1, EG11, whole genome shotgun sequence containing:
- the LOC105039233 gene encoding LOW QUALITY PROTEIN: protein SMAX1-like (The sequence of the model RefSeq protein was modified relative to this genomic sequence to represent the inferred CDS: deleted 2 bases in 1 codon), producing MRAALSTIQQTLTPEAAGVLTHSITEAARRNHGQTTPLHVAATLLAAPSGLLRQACVRSHPHSSHPLQCRALELCFSVALDRLPTSSSSSSSNPNPTRDNSTNSNAPTNSSSGVAEPPISNALMAALKRAQAHQRRGCPEQQQQPLLAVKVELEQLVISILDDPSVSRVMREASFSSTAVKATIEQSLASSSPSSSSSSAAPSTTNSPSAASALGINLAHRPPARNLYINPRLHQHQANAAAGGGADLHRREGVNRVMDILMRSKKRNPVLVGDSDPDAVMREVLQRIESSDAPPPLRAAQVISLHKESTVVADRSQIPSRIRELGSLIEARIAGGHSMVLNLGDLKWLVECPPGVGASLGPAPAQPQPIISEGGRAAVVEMGRLLKSFGEGGRLWLVGTASCATYLRCQVYHPTMENDWDLQAVPIAPRSPLPCMFPRPGGNGILSSSVETLAPMKGFAAAIPPRRPPESTDPSRRTILCQQCMESYERELAKLVAKEFEKSSSKPDAHQTLPQWLQLAKLSNGGSARYTTDHVQPQEQDSMWKQSTGELLKKWRDTCSLHSNFQPPVLLGSERPPAPALSMPVLSNSSMLTPRPPSEPKSTLSGSLPRLQMNSNQSNITRTASPAQSMSPPASPVKTDLVLGQSKDNSLEKTHKELAKDLTGCAQDGFSDQQKAKIAGISDVDSFKRLFKGLIDKVSWQPEAASTVATAVMQCKSGNGKRRSFGPKGDTWLLFIGPDKAGKRKMATAVSELVFGTSPVTVNFGGIIPRSDGDDGETTTNSRGRTSLDRVVEAIRGNPFSVVVLEDIDRADGLVHGSIKRAMERGRLPDSYGREVSLGNVIFILTANWLPEELSLVRNEKRELDPGNGGCQLELSIGDSPRKRRPDWLSDDDRNVKPRKESSGGTGLSLDLNLAAGADNDVGEGSRNSSDLTVEREIEKRRLAVRCSTSSSAASELMELVDDAVVFKPVESGNLRRKVIESISPKFAAVVGGGRSILIDDDADSIG